A genomic window from Labeo rohita strain BAU-BD-2019 chromosome 6, IGBB_LRoh.1.0, whole genome shotgun sequence includes:
- the LOC127167133 gene encoding odorant receptor 131-2-like, with product MMFLISLLHTRLERLQRKWCCQKMNILLVGNITQPQYLRDSFSTAVTRNVIVVGLCISINYINGTLVHTFIKHEIFNGNPRYILFIHMVFNDMIQLTIAVLLHVLSYAVFTLNISFCCVLLMSVIFTTLNTPLNLATMAIERYIAICNPLRHVQICTVLPDLFILLATRPLTFFYSRMACVRDYVFDNPYIVEKRNVVYIIYLTFVWLTIVYTYLKIMFVAKATNSDARKARSTIILHGIQLVMCMLTFVGPFLDRLFAEIFPLFIMDTRFVSYLVIQIMPRFISPIVYGVRDQLFCKYLKRYLLCTMFNMRRKIQNLQSSKNS from the exons ATGATGTTTCTCATCAGCTTGCTTCACACCAGACTGGAGCGGCTGCAGAG AAAGTGGTGCtgtcaaaagatgaacattttacTGGTGGGCAACATCACACAACCCCAGTATCTGCGGGACAGCTTTAGCACAGCAGTGACTAGAAATGTAATCGTGGTTGGTTTGTGCATCTCCATCAACTATATCAACGGCACGCTCGTCCACACCTTCATCAAGCATGAGATCTTTAACGGAAACCCTCGCTACATCCTCTTCATTCACATGGTGTTCAACGACATGATTCAGCTGACGATTGCAGTCCTCCTTCACGTTTTAAGCTACGCTGTGTTTACTCTCAATATCTCTTTCTGCTGTGTCTTATTGATGAGTGTTATATTCACAACGCTCAACACACCCCTGAATCTCGCTACCATGGCTATAGAGCGCTATATAGCCATATGCAACCCTTTACGTCACGTTCAGATCTGTACC GTTCTTCCAGACTTGTTCATCCTGTTGGCTACAAGACCTCTAACCTTCTTCTACAGCAGAATGGCCTGCGTCAGAGATTATGTGTTTGATAACCCATATATAGTAGAAAAGAGAAATGTTGTGTACATCATTTACCTGACCTTTGTGTGGCTCACTATAGTGTATACTTACTTGAAGATCATGTTTGTTGCAAAGGCCACGAACTCGGATGCTCGCAAAGCTCGGAGTACCATCATCCTACACGGGATCCAGCTTGTGATGTGCATGCTAACGTTTGTTGGACCCTTCCTGGACAGGCTGTTTGCGGAAATATTTCCGTTGTTTATTATGGATACGAGATTCGTAAGTTATTTAGTAATCCAGATAATGCCCAGGTTTATCAGTCCTATTGTGTATGGCGTGAGAGATCAATTGTTTTGCAAATACCTGAAAAGATATTTACTGTGTACAATGTTCAACATGAggagaaaaatacaaaatctcCAATCCAGcaaaaattcataa
- the LOC127167134 gene encoding odorant receptor 131-2-like produces the protein MNSTGGQQLLIRDTFTTAVIKNLTVVLVWFLLSYINGSVVATFFRHQIFYEDPRYILFIHMVINDAVQLTVTIALFLVSYILYTISVGVCCFFMLVAVFTTRSTPVNLAGMAIERYIAICYPLRHSQICTVRRAYMLIAAIWFISVVPDITDLFMTLSTEPLSFFQSNVFCLRQNVFKDPVLLYKRQTFDGIYFLLVFLTLLCTYLRIVCAARALSTEKTSAKRATSTILLHGVQLLMCMLSYVSPSVEGVLNIIFPGRILEMRFANYLIVYILPRFLSPIIYGVRDKKFRKYLRRYFVCRIDTRVECKDGED, from the coding sequence ATGAATTCAACAGGAGGCCAACAACTCCTCATAAGAGACACGTTCACCACGGCCGTCATTAAGAACTTAACTGTGGTCCTGGTGTGGTTCCTCCTCAGCTACATCAATGGCAGCGTCGTGGCCACGTTCTTCAGACACCAGATCTTTTATGAAGACCCTCGCTATATTCTTTTCATACATATGGTGATTAATGACGCAGTGCAGCTCACTGTAACCATCGCTCTGTTTTTGGTCAGTTACATCTTGTATACTATCAGTGTAGGAGTGTGTTGTTTCTTTATGCTGGTGGCTGTGTTCACCACCCGCAGCACGCCGGTCAATCTGGCCGGGATGGCAATCGAGCGCTACATCGCGATCTGCTATCCTCTGCGTCACTCACAGATCTGCACGGTGCGCCGCGCTTACATGCTCATAGCGGCTATTTGGTTCATATCCGTGGTTCCTGACATCACTGACCTTTTCATGACTTTATCAACAGAGCCTCTCAGTTTCTTCCAAAgtaatgtgttttgtctcaGGCAGAATGTGTTCAAAGACCCTGTGCTGCTGTACAAACGGCAGACGTTCGATGGGATTTATTTCTTGCTGGTGTTCCTCACGCTGCTGTGCACGTATCTACGGATCGTGTGCGCGGCCCGTGCGCTCTCCACCGAGAAAACTTCCGCCAAACGGGCGACCAGCACTATCTTGCTTCACGGGGTACAGTTGCTCATGTGCATGCTGTCCTATGTGTCTCCCAGTGTGGAGGGCGTACTGAACATCATCTTCCCGGGACGCATTTTGGAAATGCGTTTTGCTAACTATTTAATTGTCTATATTTTGCCACGCTTTTTGAGTCCAATCATATATGGAGTCCGGGATAAAAAGTTCAGGAAGTATCTGAGAAGGTATTTTGTGTGTAGAATAGACACAAGAGTAGAGTGTAAAGATGGGGAAGATTAA